In Triplophysa rosa linkage group LG7, Trosa_1v2, whole genome shotgun sequence, the following proteins share a genomic window:
- the jade3 gene encoding protein Jade-3: MKRLRASSSSDSSDNESPSTSFSSNKYGSKPGTPASAQKKPAEVFRKDLISAMKLPDSHHVSPEDYYLLADTWKQEWEKGVQVTASPDTIPQSSVRVITEKPKEILFTKPRKYIQCWSQDSTETGYVNIKELAEAMCKYDLDDMDLYWLQQLNAELGQMGDGPVDELTVERVMEALERQCHDNMNHAIETEEGLGIEYDEDVICDVCRSPDSEEGNDMVFCDKCNICVHQACYGIVKVPVGNWLCRTCVLGITPQCLLCPKRGGAMKATRAGTKWAHVSCALWIPEVSIACPERMEPITKVSHIPPSRWSLICSVCKIKTGACIQCSVKNCTIPFHVTCAFEHNLEMKTILDEGDEVKFKSYCLKHSKPKAGEPGLSPARHKPPTETEKLGLRAQKLQELEEEFYTLAHPEEVAQDLGLPLHLLDFIFQYWKLKRKSNFNKALLPPKDDNENLLLQPQEDSIHTRMRMFMHLRQDLERVRNLCYMVSRREKLKLSQSKAQEQIFNLHVKLINQELSAGLPVSGCLENLLIHPPPRLTLKLKMPKVSLGNGKTSTKSGNGPLCPDNSGNVYDLSDGGIGQGKPQLHQGRARTEERVNGLIPNSIYIRRDGGTPPLAVKQTGKPLALHAALHGQASNEKAKPEQEKSRQPKSNGIIEKPVRQRDSSCQVATEQETGTDIPEKVQAGGFHKTALEHFSRSLKEATVSLVRTEDLRAFEKNARKSSGFTKPVSGERPLGGSRAYQETDGYCPDAELSDSEPEAKRRSRQGGRVQNQRSPAGDYVKSSGRTKLSFGSRTSVQR, encoded by the exons ATGAAACGACTCAGGGCTTCAAGCAGCAGTGACAGTTCAGACAATGAGA GTCCCTCAACGTCCTTCTCATCTAACAAGTATGGGAGCAAACCGGGCACCCCCGCCTCTGCTCAGAAGAAACCGGCAGAG GTGTTCAGAAAAGACCTGATCAGTGCCATGAAGCTGCCAGACTCTCATCATGTGTCTCCAGAGGATTATTACCTGCTGGCTGACACCTGGAAGCAGGAATGGGAAAAAGGCGTGCAGGTGACCGCCAGTCCGGATACCATCCCTCAATCGTCTGTGAG AGTAATAACAGAGAAGCCAAAGGAAATCCTTTTCACCAAACCAAGGAAGTATATTCAGTGCTGGAGTCAGGACTCTACGGAGACGGGCTACGTCAACATCAAGGAGCTGGCAGAGGCTATGTGCAAATACGATCTTGATGATATGGATCTATACTGGCTCCAGCAGCTCAATGCAGAACTTGGGCAGATGG GTGATGGGCCGGTGGATGAGTTGACAGTGGAGCGGGTGATGGAGGCCCTGGAGAGGCAGTGCCATGATAACATGAACCACGCCATTGAGACAGAGGAGGGCTTGGGAATAGAGTACGATGAGGATGTTATATGTGATGTGTGTCGCTCGCCTGACAGCGAGGAAGGCAATGACATGGTCTTCTGTGACAAATGCAACATTTGTGTACACCAG gCTTGCTATGGCATTGTAAAAGTGCCAGTTGGAAACTGGCTGTGCAGGACATGTGTGCTTGGCATCACTCCTCAGTGCCTTCTGTGTCCCAAAAGAGGGGGTGCCATGAAGGCCACCAGGGCGGGCACCAAATGGGCTCATGTGAGCTGTGCACTCTGGATACCTGAA gtgaGCATCGCATGTCCAGAAAGGATGGAACCCATCACCAAAGTGTCACACATTCCACCCAGTCGCTGGTCACTCATCTGTAGTGTCTGTAAAATCAAGACAGGAGCCTGCATTCAG TGCTCGGTTAAAAACTGCACCATCCCTTTCCACGTCACTTGCGCTTTCGAGCACAATCTGGAGATGAAGACCATCCTGGATGAAGGTGACGAAGTCAAGTTTAAATCCTACTGCCTGAAGCACAGCAAACCCAAAGCCGGAGAACCGGGCTTGAGTCCGGCCCGACACAAACCCCCAACCGAGACTGAGAAACTGGGCCTGAGGGCTCAGAAGCTCCAAGAGCTAGAGGAGGAGTTTTACACGCTTGCGCATCCTGAAGAAGTGGCCCAGGATCTGGGGCTCCCTCTTCACCTTCTGGACTTCATCTTTCAGTACTGGAAGCTGAAGAGGAAAAGCAACTTCAACAAGGCTTTGCTGCCACCTAAAGACGATAATGAAAATCTTCTGCTGCAGCCGCAGGAGGACAGCATCCACACACGCATGCGCATGTTCATGCATCTGCGCCAGGACCTGGAGCGG GTGAGGAACTTGTGCTACATGGTGAGTCGAAGAGAAAAACTGAAGTTGTCTCAAAGTAAAGCTCAGGAGCAGATCTTCAATCTTCACGTCAAGCTCATCAACCAAGAGTTGTCTGCAG GGCTTCCAGTTTCTGGTTGTTTAGAGAACCTCTTAATCCACCCTCCTCCCAGGTTAACCTTAAAACTCAAAATGCCCAAAGTGTCGCTTGGAAATGGCAAAACCAGCACCAAATCTGGCAACGGACCTTTGTGCCCAGATAACAGTGGTAATGTGTATGACCTCAGTGATGGAGGCATCGGTCAGGGAAAGCCTCAGCTCCATCAAGGTCGGGCCCGGACGGAGGAGCGCGTTAACGGTCTCATCCCTAATTCCATCTACATTCGAAGAGACGGCGGCACTCCCCCCTTGGCCGTGAAGCAAACGGGCAAACCCCTGGCGCTGCACGCGGCCCTCCACGGTCAGGCATCCAATGAGAAAGCTAAACCCGAACAGGAGAAATCCCGTCAACCGAAATCCAATGGCATTATTGAGAAGCCTGTACGTCAAAGAGACAGTTCCTGCCAGGTGGCCACCGAACAGGAAACGGGTACTGACATTCCAGAGAAAGTTCAAGCAGGTGGCTTCCACAAAACCGCCCTGGAGCACTTCAGTAGATCCTTAAAAGAGGCCACTGTCAGTTTAGTACGGACTGAGGACCTCCGGGCTTTCGAAAAGAACGCACGCAAGTCCTCCGGCTTCACCAAACCTGTTTCGGGTGAGCGGCCACTAGGGGGCAGCAGAGCGTACCAGGAGACCGATGGTTACTGCCCAGACGCAGAGCTCAGTGACTCTGAGCCCGAGGCTAAGAGACGGTCCCGGCAGGGAGGGCGAGTGCAAAACCAGAGGAGTCCTGCTGGGGATTACGTCAAATCATCCGGACGAACAAAACTGTCGTTTGGCTCTAGGACATCAGTGCAAAGGTGA
- the rp2 gene encoding protein XRP2: MGCFFSKKPRRKSPEKDSVLPAGDESATGSDLPETNNTALGSNSNQEAPKQYSWDKREKVDPKDFMLTGLKNETVGRLPGKLNGQQFVIQDCENCNIYVFDHSATITIDDCVNCRIVLGPVKGSVFFRDCKEIKCVVACQQFRTRDCKKMDIFLCCATQPIIESSTGMKFGCFQYYYPELAFHFKDAGLSIFNNNWSNIHDFTPVSGETNWSLLPEDASVLEHVPLPDSESEFKSVRISTEASRSIVPLTKGGRRKESEESCLFVFFAGDYTTANARKLIDEATSKDMVLIQTKEVSMRPEDVNRVFQNSAEGLTEWITKGSVVALELNGDGVVEACRAMADEMFNGTKVFVSESKSTSSHDVDNFFNFADMQMGL; this comes from the exons ATGGGGTGCTTCTTTTCCAAAAAACCGAGGAGAAAATCTCCTGAAAAGGACAGTGTCTTGCCCGCTGGGGACGAGAGCGCTACGGGCAGTGACCTACCCGAAACTAACAACACTGCGCTCGGCAGCAACAGCAACCAAGAGGCTCCAAAGCAATACAGCTGGGACAAACGAGAAAAG GTTGATCCCAAGGACTTCATGCTGACAGGCCTCAAGAATGAAACCGTGGGTCGATTACCAGGCAAACTCAACGGCCAGCAGTTTGTCATTCAGGACTGTGAGAATTGTAACATCTATGTTTTTGACCATTCGGCAACTATAACCATCGATGACTGTGTGAACTGCCGCATAGTGTTAGGCCCTGTCAAAGGCAGCGTATTCTTCAGAGACTGCAAGGAAATCAAGTGTGTGGTGGCTTGCCAGCAGTTCCGCACCAGAGACTGCAAGAAAATGGACATCTTTCTGTGCTGCGCCACCCAGCCCATCATCGAGTCGTCTACGGGCATGAAGTTTGGCTGTTTCCAGTACTACTACCCTGAGCTGGCTTTCCACTTTAAAGACGCAGGCCTCAGCATTTTCAACAACAACTGGAGCAATATTCACGATTTTACACCTGTCTCTGGAGAGACCAACTGGAGTCTCCTGCCCGAGGATGCTTCTGTCTTGGAGCATGTGCCTCTACCGGATTCTGAATCTGAATTCAAGTCTGTGAGAATCTCTACTGAAGCAAGCCGTAGCATTGTTCCCTTGACCAAAGGAGGCCGGCGTAAAGAGAGCGAAGAGTCCTGCCTGTTTGTGTTCTTTGCTGGAGACTACACCACGGCAAATGCCCGCAAGCTTATTGATGAG GCAACTTCAAAAGATATGGTCCTCATTCAAACCAAAGAGGTTTCCATGCGCCCTGAAGATGTGAACCGAGTGTTCCAGAATAGCGCTGAAGGCCTCACTGAGTGGATCACCAAAG GATCTGTGGTAGCCCTTGAGCTAAATGGAGATGGCGTGGTGGAGGCATGCCGAGCCATGGCTGACGAAATGTTCAATGGGACTAAG GTGTTTGTTTCTGAGAGCAAAAGTACGTCCTCGCATGACGTTGACAACTTTTTCAACTTTGCTGACATGCAGATGGGACTTTGA